In the Paludisphaera rhizosphaerae genome, one interval contains:
- a CDS encoding class I SAM-dependent methyltransferase: MSEEILMRTGDAVRRHPWWTARARLTLALLKRYGIRPPNRVLDAGCGWGVTLESLETAGYEAIGLDVSPQILGRLDTPGRRLVEADLTQAWPETSAPETFDAVLALDVIEHLDDDRAAVATLSGLVKAGGLLVVSVPAQPSLFSEFDSVQGHRRRYLPEGLRSAFDASGLSIESIFWWGSWMTPILRRRLGRRDAGPGEDPAEVYLRYLRLPPWPGSLLLSAVYTMEQPLALRGWLPTGTSLFAVARRTV; this comes from the coding sequence ATGAGCGAAGAAATCCTCATGAGGACGGGAGACGCCGTGAGGCGTCACCCCTGGTGGACCGCGCGTGCAAGACTAACACTCGCCCTCTTGAAGCGGTATGGGATCCGCCCGCCGAATCGGGTTCTCGACGCCGGCTGCGGCTGGGGTGTGACGCTCGAATCGCTCGAAACGGCCGGTTACGAGGCGATCGGATTGGACGTCTCTCCCCAAATCCTGGGTCGGCTCGACACCCCCGGCCGCCGGCTCGTCGAGGCCGATCTCACGCAAGCTTGGCCCGAAACCTCGGCCCCCGAGACGTTCGACGCGGTCCTGGCGCTCGATGTCATCGAGCACCTCGACGACGACCGGGCCGCCGTCGCCACCCTTTCAGGTCTGGTCAAGGCGGGCGGTTTGCTCGTGGTCAGCGTCCCGGCCCAGCCGTCGCTGTTCTCGGAATTCGACTCCGTCCAGGGGCACCGTCGGCGCTACCTGCCGGAAGGGCTCCGTTCCGCATTCGACGCCTCGGGATTGTCGATCGAATCGATCTTCTGGTGGGGCTCCTGGATGACCCCGATTCTCCGGCGACGGTTGGGGAGACGTGATGCGGGGCCCGGTGAAGATCCCGCCGAAGTCTACCTTCGCTACCTTCGGCTTCCTCCATGGCCGGGCTCGCTGCTCCTGAGTGCGGTCTACACGATGGAGCAGCCGTTGGCCCTGCGTGGCTGGCTGCCGACTGGAACGTCGCTATTCGCGGTCGCCCGACGAACAGTTTGA
- a CDS encoding neutral/alkaline non-lysosomal ceramidase N-terminal domain-containing protein — protein sequence MRKRLGFGLWLGLAVFAGSGSRAEELPIGVARVDVTPTGPIRLHGYLARSTETTSISHPIFAKALAVGSDADKPVVLVSVDSLGVSAEIVDEVAARLKKKAGLSRERLALGASHTHYAPLLTGVAPNIFGKPIPADQQERIDAYTREFTDKLESVCLAALADRRPATLSWAQGTVGFAANRRNPPGGPVDHALPVLKVTAPDGKVRAVVTNYACHCTTIKAEDNKVDGDWAGAAQRGIEADNPGCIALTVVGCGADSNPKPRGTQEDAENHGRALADEVARLMKGPWKPLTGKVEAAMDRFPLSYDTLPNRADLEKLIAAGGPPGYNASKQLARLERDGKLAETLPYSAQAWRFGDGLMMVFLPGEVVVDYVLRLKKEFDSSRLWVTAYANDAPCYIPSERILKEGGYEGGGAMVYYDRPTRFKPGLEQVIIDGVRRVAGQNFEAPAKAAQADDDHIPALSPQDSLAKIRTKPGLKVELVAAEPLIESPVAVDFGPDGKLWVCEMFDYPAGLDGKYKPGGRIKVLEDRDHDGKYDTATVFLDGLPFPTGVTSWRKGVLICAAPQIIYAEDADGDGKADVRKTFYEGFATENYQARVNGLAYASDGWVYGANGLIGGKIHGRADGRDVEIGGRDFRFKPDLGVFEPASGLTQQGRVHDDWGNQFGGSNSVLIQHYPLPDHYVRRNPRASSPSPAVTPKGDADQAKLYPDSRTLTRFNEPQNANRVTSACSPLVHRDPLLGEEYLGNAFVCEPVHNLVRRMVLTPQGATFAGRRAPDEQDREFLASTDSWFRPVQVRTGPDGALWVVDMYRFIIEHPRWISPDRLAKLDVRAGADKGRIYRVVPEKGSLRPVATLETLGTPELAAAIETPNGTVRDTVQRLLDHRQDHSAKSVLMRIARESKIPEARAQAVAALDVTGDLDSDVLVAALGDEKPIVRREAVRIAESRLAKDSAVGQAVVRLADDPDVRVRYQTALSLGEWPASEAGRALAAIAVRDGSDTWIRAAVLTSATPHAHIVLERLIAEAGPAGPPSTFVGPLIATLARSRDREAVAKALAVVASSSEPEPARWRLAAAAELLDAAKETALAADPRVLPLIASARKKAADAKASPADRVASLRLLGRSPADRDSDRGLVADRLDPAEPAEVQTAALQALARLADAASDDAIIVRWNRLGPGARSAAIDALVARDASAASLLTAVEAGRIPPSQIGAQHRERLLKSGPESLRKRAEAAFGTLAIGPRADVLARYESVKSNPGDPIRGKGVFQRACSVCHKLEGVGVEVGPDLGALTDLSPDALLTAILDPNREIDARYVSYNAALKDGRTISGLIASETASSLTLKRQEGALDVVLRDDIEEIASSGRSLMPEGLENDLKPEEIADVIAYLGKGASRPKVQDGNRPLIVKAGPGGVIRLTAATAEIYGPSLVFETEHANLGYWHAPADHAAWTVEVDHGSMFDVTLEWACDDASAGNAYLLNLGRKSFRGVVPTTGGWGSYRKASVTHEVFHKAVHRVEIRPDGPIHGALADLRAIILTPAEAGDSGPETPAEVAQAILDPKTTAAEKQALIDRNSERSAALIAAMAEGLDAADEAEEYRRIPWIWRVAIAAGKRDDASEMKKILDVSLPTDAPDAKLHDWRAVVLGGGLINGVSMTGPMPGARFAEVLRDEPALKARWDRSIALAAKMADDAKVRTGTRYDALRMLGVEPWEKHGEHLTRYLAAGIDPELHQGAVCALADVPSTRVVAPLLDCLGRLTPGNRKFAMQALVRDADRREALVDALEAGKVKPADLSEQVRAVLVTPEKTRSADRAKRLLSPSTEKADPGAALLIPFDALVARLHDRGLRILDARPKAEYEKAHIPGSVWVDVKKAEALAAAPGGLQDAGRWTGWIADLGIDPMAEIVVYDAKRQLDAARVWWLLSYLGVGRVALLDGGFPLWEREGLAVDSEPAKVTASPFPISLRKDRLATREDVSDVLKAQSARIVDARSEAEYVGDRVLSMRGGRIPGACPVEWVRLVDADGRFLNPEALREQLRAGGVQPGSPVVAHCQGGGRASVDAFVLERLGYSTRNYYLGWSDWGNAEDVPIETGPSKK from the coding sequence ATGAGGAAGCGACTCGGTTTCGGTCTCTGGTTGGGTCTCGCAGTGTTTGCAGGGAGCGGTTCGCGGGCGGAAGAGCTCCCCATCGGGGTCGCTCGCGTCGACGTGACTCCCACCGGCCCGATCCGCTTGCACGGTTATCTGGCCCGGTCGACTGAGACGACGAGCATCTCACATCCGATCTTCGCCAAGGCCCTGGCCGTTGGTTCCGATGCTGACAAGCCGGTCGTGCTCGTGTCGGTCGACAGTCTGGGCGTGTCCGCGGAGATCGTCGACGAGGTCGCCGCGCGGTTGAAGAAGAAGGCCGGACTGAGCCGTGAGCGGCTGGCGTTGGGAGCCAGTCACACCCATTACGCCCCCCTCCTGACGGGCGTCGCGCCCAATATTTTCGGGAAGCCGATCCCCGCCGATCAGCAAGAGCGAATCGACGCTTATACCCGAGAGTTCACCGACAAGCTGGAAAGCGTCTGTCTCGCCGCATTGGCGGATCGCAGGCCGGCGACCCTCTCATGGGCGCAGGGGACTGTCGGATTCGCGGCGAACCGGCGAAATCCTCCTGGCGGGCCGGTGGATCACGCGCTCCCTGTGCTCAAGGTCACAGCGCCCGACGGTAAGGTCAGGGCCGTCGTCACCAACTACGCTTGCCACTGCACGACCATCAAGGCCGAGGACAACAAGGTCGACGGTGACTGGGCCGGCGCCGCCCAGCGCGGGATCGAGGCCGACAATCCCGGATGCATCGCCCTGACGGTCGTCGGATGCGGCGCCGACTCGAACCCCAAGCCCCGCGGAACTCAGGAGGACGCTGAGAACCACGGTCGCGCCCTTGCCGACGAGGTCGCCCGGCTCATGAAAGGGCCGTGGAAGCCTCTGACGGGGAAGGTGGAAGCGGCGATGGACCGATTCCCCCTTTCGTATGACACCCTGCCGAACCGAGCCGATCTTGAGAAACTGATCGCCGCTGGCGGGCCGCCAGGCTACAACGCCTCGAAACAACTCGCCCGCCTCGAGCGCGACGGCAAGCTCGCCGAGACGCTCCCCTACTCCGCCCAGGCCTGGCGGTTCGGCGACGGCCTGATGATGGTCTTCCTTCCGGGCGAGGTCGTCGTCGACTACGTGTTGCGGTTGAAGAAGGAGTTCGACTCGTCACGTCTCTGGGTCACGGCTTACGCCAACGACGCGCCTTGCTATATCCCCTCCGAACGCATCCTCAAGGAAGGCGGATACGAAGGGGGCGGGGCGATGGTCTACTACGATCGCCCGACGAGGTTCAAACCCGGCTTGGAGCAGGTCATCATCGACGGCGTCCGTCGCGTCGCCGGCCAGAATTTCGAGGCGCCCGCGAAGGCCGCACAGGCTGACGACGACCACATCCCAGCCCTTTCTCCTCAGGACTCGCTCGCGAAGATCCGCACGAAGCCAGGGCTGAAGGTTGAGCTTGTCGCGGCCGAGCCGCTGATCGAGAGCCCCGTGGCCGTCGACTTCGGTCCCGACGGTAAGCTCTGGGTCTGCGAGATGTTTGATTATCCGGCCGGCCTGGACGGCAAGTACAAGCCCGGCGGCCGCATCAAGGTCCTAGAAGACCGCGACCATGACGGCAAGTACGACACGGCGACCGTCTTCCTCGACGGCCTCCCCTTCCCCACCGGCGTCACCTCTTGGCGGAAGGGCGTGCTGATCTGCGCGGCTCCGCAGATCATCTACGCCGAGGACGCCGACGGCGACGGCAAGGCCGACGTGCGCAAAACCTTCTACGAAGGGTTCGCCACCGAGAATTACCAGGCTCGCGTCAACGGACTGGCCTACGCCTCGGACGGCTGGGTCTATGGCGCGAACGGCCTGATCGGCGGCAAGATCCACGGCCGGGCAGACGGCCGCGATGTCGAGATCGGCGGTCGGGACTTTCGTTTCAAGCCGGATCTCGGGGTGTTTGAACCTGCCTCGGGACTAACCCAGCAGGGTCGTGTTCACGACGACTGGGGGAACCAGTTCGGCGGCAGCAACAGCGTCCTCATCCAGCACTATCCGCTGCCCGATCACTATGTCCGGCGCAATCCACGGGCGTCGTCCCCTTCACCGGCCGTGACCCCCAAAGGGGACGCAGACCAGGCCAAGCTCTACCCCGACAGTCGAACGCTAACCCGCTTCAACGAGCCCCAGAACGCCAACCGGGTCACCAGCGCGTGCAGCCCCCTGGTTCATCGCGACCCCCTGCTGGGCGAGGAATACCTGGGCAACGCCTTTGTCTGCGAGCCTGTCCATAACCTCGTCCGACGCATGGTCCTGACGCCCCAGGGAGCGACCTTCGCGGGCCGCCGGGCTCCGGACGAGCAGGATCGCGAGTTTCTGGCGTCGACCGATTCCTGGTTCCGGCCAGTCCAGGTGCGGACCGGTCCCGACGGCGCACTGTGGGTCGTGGACATGTATCGATTCATCATCGAGCACCCGCGCTGGATCAGCCCCGACCGGCTGGCCAAACTGGACGTCCGCGCGGGGGCTGACAAGGGCCGGATCTACCGCGTCGTCCCCGAAAAGGGTTCGCTCCGACCCGTGGCCACGCTCGAAACGCTCGGCACGCCTGAGCTGGCCGCCGCCATCGAGACCCCCAACGGTACGGTGCGAGACACTGTCCAACGCCTGCTGGACCATCGTCAGGACCATTCCGCCAAATCCGTCCTGATGCGGATCGCCCGAGAGAGCAAGATCCCCGAGGCCCGCGCTCAGGCCGTCGCCGCCCTGGATGTGACGGGCGATCTGGATTCCGACGTTCTGGTCGCGGCCCTCGGGGACGAGAAGCCGATTGTTCGGCGTGAGGCGGTCCGAATCGCCGAGTCCCGGCTCGCGAAGGACTCAGCCGTCGGTCAGGCCGTTGTGCGTCTCGCGGACGACCCGGACGTTCGGGTCCGCTATCAGACGGCGCTGAGTCTCGGTGAGTGGCCTGCTTCCGAGGCAGGCCGAGCGCTGGCGGCGATTGCGGTCCGCGACGGCAGCGATACCTGGATTCGCGCCGCGGTGCTCACCTCGGCCACGCCGCACGCTCATATCGTGCTGGAGCGTCTGATCGCTGAGGCCGGTCCCGCCGGCCCGCCGTCGACGTTCGTCGGGCCGCTCATCGCCACGCTCGCTCGAAGTCGGGACCGTGAGGCTGTCGCGAAGGCTTTGGCCGTGGTCGCTTCCTCCTCTGAGCCGGAGCCCGCGCGGTGGCGACTGGCGGCCGCTGCCGAACTCCTGGACGCGGCGAAGGAGACGGCACTCGCCGCGGACCCTCGCGTCCTCCCCTTGATCGCTTCAGCTCGAAAGAAGGCGGCTGATGCCAAGGCGTCGCCGGCCGACCGCGTCGCCTCTCTACGTTTGTTGGGACGAAGCCCCGCCGATCGGGACTCGGATCGCGGTTTGGTCGCGGATCGACTCGACCCGGCCGAGCCGGCCGAAGTCCAGACTGCGGCCCTTCAGGCGCTGGCACGGCTGGCTGATGCGGCCTCCGACGATGCGATCATTGTGCGTTGGAATCGACTCGGCCCTGGCGCGAGGTCGGCCGCGATCGACGCCCTGGTGGCTCGGGACGCTTCCGCCGCCTCGCTTCTGACCGCCGTCGAGGCCGGTCGCATTCCTCCTTCACAGATCGGGGCCCAGCATCGGGAACGGCTCCTGAAGAGTGGACCCGAGTCGCTGCGTAAGCGCGCCGAGGCCGCGTTTGGGACTCTTGCGATTGGCCCTCGGGCCGACGTCCTCGCCCGCTACGAGTCGGTGAAATCGAATCCTGGCGACCCGATCCGCGGCAAGGGCGTTTTCCAACGCGCCTGCTCCGTCTGCCACAAGCTTGAAGGAGTCGGCGTCGAGGTGGGTCCGGATCTGGGGGCGCTGACGGACCTGTCCCCAGACGCGTTGCTGACGGCGATCCTCGACCCGAATCGCGAAATCGACGCCCGCTACGTCAGCTACAACGCCGCGCTGAAGGACGGTCGCACCATCTCGGGGCTGATTGCCAGCGAAACGGCCAGTTCCTTGACCTTGAAGCGTCAGGAGGGGGCGCTCGATGTGGTGCTCCGCGACGACATTGAAGAGATCGCCTCGTCCGGCCGATCGCTCATGCCGGAGGGTTTGGAGAACGACCTGAAGCCCGAGGAAATCGCCGATGTCATCGCCTACCTTGGCAAGGGGGCGTCCCGGCCGAAGGTTCAGGACGGAAATCGTCCTCTGATCGTCAAGGCGGGCCCTGGCGGCGTGATCCGCCTGACCGCGGCGACGGCCGAGATTTACGGTCCCAGCCTCGTCTTCGAGACCGAACACGCGAACCTCGGCTACTGGCATGCTCCCGCCGACCACGCGGCGTGGACGGTGGAAGTCGATCACGGCTCAATGTTCGACGTGACTCTCGAATGGGCCTGCGACGACGCCTCAGCCGGCAACGCCTACCTGCTGAACCTGGGGAGAAAGTCGTTCCGAGGCGTCGTCCCGACGACCGGCGGATGGGGGAGTTACCGCAAAGCCTCGGTCACGCACGAGGTTTTCCACAAGGCCGTCCATCGGGTCGAGATTCGACCCGATGGTCCGATTCATGGAGCGCTCGCAGACCTCCGCGCGATCATCCTGACTCCAGCCGAAGCCGGCGATTCCGGCCCCGAGACGCCGGCTGAGGTGGCGCAGGCGATTCTCGACCCCAAGACGACCGCGGCGGAGAAGCAAGCCCTCATCGACCGCAACTCCGAAAGGTCGGCCGCTCTCATCGCCGCAATGGCCGAAGGTTTGGACGCCGCCGATGAAGCGGAGGAGTATCGCCGCATCCCCTGGATCTGGCGCGTCGCCATCGCCGCGGGCAAGCGCGACGATGCCTCCGAGATGAAGAAGATCCTGGACGTCTCGCTTCCGACCGACGCTCCCGACGCCAAGCTCCACGACTGGCGCGCCGTGGTTCTGGGCGGCGGCCTCATTAACGGTGTGAGCATGACCGGCCCGATGCCCGGGGCACGTTTCGCGGAAGTTCTTCGCGACGAGCCTGCTCTCAAAGCCCGATGGGACCGCTCGATCGCTCTGGCCGCGAAGATGGCCGACGATGCGAAGGTTCGCACTGGAACCCGCTATGACGCCCTCCGGATGCTGGGCGTCGAACCCTGGGAGAAGCACGGCGAGCACCTGACGCGCTACCTCGCCGCCGGCATCGATCCTGAGTTGCACCAGGGGGCCGTCTGCGCGTTGGCGGACGTCCCGTCGACCAGGGTGGTCGCCCCCTTGCTGGATTGCCTCGGTCGTCTCACGCCGGGAAATCGTAAGTTTGCGATGCAGGCGCTCGTTCGCGACGCCGACCGTCGCGAGGCCCTCGTCGACGCCCTCGAAGCCGGGAAGGTCAAACCGGCGGATCTCAGTGAACAGGTTCGAGCGGTCCTCGTAACCCCGGAGAAGACGCGATCGGCCGACCGAGCCAAGCGTCTGCTGTCCCCCTCGACCGAAAAAGCCGATCCCGGCGCCGCGCTTCTCATACCCTTCGACGCCCTTGTCGCCCGGCTCCACGATCGAGGCCTGCGCATCCTCGACGCTCGTCCCAAGGCCGAATACGAGAAGGCGCACATCCCGGGCTCGGTCTGGGTGGACGTCAAGAAGGCTGAGGCCCTGGCGGCCGCTCCCGGTGGGTTGCAGGACGCAGGTCGGTGGACGGGTTGGATCGCCGATCTCGGGATCGATCCGATGGCCGAGATCGTCGTCTACGACGCGAAGCGTCAACTTGACGCCGCCCGCGTCTGGTGGCTGCTCAGTTATCTGGGCGTCGGGCGCGTGGCCCTCCTCGACGGCGGCTTTCCGCTCTGGGAACGGGAGGGACTGGCCGTCGATTCGGAGCCTGCCAAGGTCACAGCCTCGCCTTTCCCGATCTCCTTGCGCAAGGATCGCCTGGCGACTCGCGAGGACGTGTCGGACGTCCTGAAAGCGCAGTCCGCCCGAATCGTCGACGCCCGAAGCGAGGCTGAATACGTCGGCGATCGGGTGCTCTCGATGCGAGGGGGGCGGATCCCTGGCGCCTGTCCGGTCGAATGGGTTCGACTGGTCGACGCCGACGGCCGATTTCTCAACCCCGAGGCGCTTCGGGAACAGTTGCGAGCCGGCGGCGTCCAACCGGGCTCGCCGGTGGTCGCTCATTGCCAGGGAGGCGGCCGAGCCTCGGTCGACGCGTTCGTCCTTGAACGGTTGGGATACTCGACCCGAAACTACTACCTTGGTTGGTCCGACTGGGGAAACGCCGAGGACGTGCCGATCGAAACGGGGCCGTCGAAGAAGTGA
- a CDS encoding FHA domain-containing protein → MKVKLIVVRGKPEGKEIPLSGTKFKIGRGETCHLRPNSEQVSREHAEFNINNGVVTVADLGSRNGTLVNGKALTEGPCVLKDRDLVQVGPLTFAVSIERVPGAAAATPAAPKPVEAAAAPVPKAPGKPARSAPEDVLNEDIDAWLVGEPGGSNPEVPTTVYGGETLTIAAFKDNPETPAAPKPTPVPSAKVEDDEEEEEEEDEDEDEDEEEEEEDEELEDTLEDEEEDEDEEDEEGQPAEEFVDESNPFYAAKKAQQQATKAPPPGSGGANQQFKDTSDAAGEILRKLMEKRRASK, encoded by the coding sequence ATGAAAGTGAAGCTCATCGTCGTTCGGGGAAAGCCGGAGGGTAAGGAGATCCCCCTCTCCGGCACGAAGTTCAAGATCGGGCGTGGCGAAACCTGCCACCTCCGGCCCAACAGCGAGCAGGTCAGTCGCGAGCACGCCGAGTTCAACATCAACAACGGCGTGGTCACAGTCGCCGACCTGGGGAGCCGCAACGGCACGTTGGTCAATGGCAAGGCGCTGACCGAGGGCCCTTGCGTTCTGAAAGACCGCGATCTGGTCCAAGTCGGTCCGTTGACGTTCGCCGTCTCGATCGAGCGGGTGCCCGGCGCTGCGGCCGCGACTCCCGCCGCCCCCAAGCCGGTCGAAGCTGCCGCCGCTCCAGTCCCGAAGGCCCCCGGCAAACCTGCCCGCTCTGCCCCCGAAGACGTGCTGAACGAGGATATCGACGCCTGGCTGGTAGGTGAACCAGGCGGAAGCAATCCCGAGGTTCCTACGACTGTCTACGGCGGTGAAACCCTCACAATCGCAGCTTTCAAGGACAATCCGGAAACGCCGGCCGCTCCGAAGCCCACTCCCGTCCCAAGTGCCAAGGTAGAAGACGACGAAGAGGAAGAGGAAGAAGAGGACGAGGACGAGGACGAGGACGAAGAAGAGGAAGAAGAGGACGAGGAACTCGAGGATACTCTGGAAGACGAGGAAGAGGACGAGGACGAAGAAGACGAAGAAGGTCAGCCCGCTGAGGAGTTCGTCGACGAGTCGAATCCCTTCTACGCTGCCAAAAAGGCTCAGCAGCAGGCGACCAAGGCTCCCCCGCCAGGGTCAGGCGGAGCCAACCAGCAGTTCAAGGACACGAGCGATGCAGCCGGCGAGATCCTTCGGAAGCTGATGGAGAAGCGTCGGGCGTCCAAGTAA